Proteins encoded by one window of Bacteroidales bacterium:
- a CDS encoding DUF47 domain-containing protein — MKLDSIFSFLVPKDRKFFPLFNKAADNLVYTSELLIKLIREGDMETRLDYIKAIKDAEHTGDEITKELLDELNGTFITPFDREDIHELISTMDSVVDYIHTTSKRIHFYKLPSFPNEFVQIADCIHSANKEIQFVLRSVKNASDFNKFQDSCTKINQLESTVDDIYQKFLSELFENETNAINLIKKRDILASLEKAIDKCDDVANVFSTLIVKMA, encoded by the coding sequence ATGAAACTTGACAGCATTTTTAGTTTTCTGGTTCCCAAGGACCGCAAATTCTTCCCTTTGTTCAACAAAGCTGCTGATAATCTGGTATATACATCAGAATTATTGATAAAGTTGATTCGTGAAGGTGATATGGAAACAAGGCTTGATTACATTAAGGCCATAAAAGATGCTGAGCATACCGGAGATGAAATTACTAAGGAGTTATTGGATGAGTTAAATGGAACATTTATTACTCCATTCGACAGGGAAGATATTCATGAACTCATTTCAACGATGGACAGTGTAGTGGATTATATTCATACCACTTCCAAGCGGATTCATTTTTATAAGCTCCCAAGTTTCCCCAATGAATTTGTTCAGATAGCGGATTGTATTCATTCGGCTAATAAGGAGATTCAATTTGTCCTCAGAAGTGTCAAGAATGCGAGTGATTTTAACAAATTCCAGGATTCATGCACAAAGATCAACCAACTGGAGAGCACTGTTGATGATATTTATCAAAAATTTCTTTCAGAATTATTTGAAAATGAGACTAATGCTATCAACCTGATTAAAAAGAGAGATATCCTGGCATCATTGGAAAAAGCCATCGATAAATGTGATGACGTTGCGAATGTATTTTCCACGTTAATTGTTAAAATGGCTTAG
- a CDS encoding inorganic phosphate transporter, with protein MNFTLLLVIVSLAFLFDFINGFHDAANSIATVVSTKVLSPFQAVLWAAFFNFLAYAIFELKIADTIAKVVETDAITLQVILAGIIAAILWNLLTWYLGIPSSSSHTLVGGFAGAAIAHAGWGVVHSEKIIKIAAFIFLAPMLGMIMSYLISVLLLNIFRKGNPHILEKYFKQFQLLSSALFSLGHGGNDAQKVMGIIAATLLVYFNGVDPSDIPAWAHITFNDAGKIHAIPHWVVFGCYAAIGAGTLSGGWRIVKTMGSKITKLTPFEGVAAESAGAILLFGTDAFGIPVSTTHTITGAIMGVGLTKRITAVRWGVTINLLYAWILTIPVSMILSALIYMGFRLFNFG; from the coding sequence ATGAACTTCACTTTATTACTAGTTATCGTATCCCTTGCATTTTTGTTTGATTTCATCAATGGATTTCATGATGCAGCAAACTCAATTGCGACCGTTGTATCAACAAAGGTTCTTTCTCCTTTTCAGGCAGTATTATGGGCAGCTTTCTTCAATTTTCTTGCTTATGCGATTTTTGAACTTAAGATTGCTGATACCATTGCTAAAGTTGTTGAAACCGATGCCATCACTTTACAAGTAATTTTGGCAGGCATAATTGCCGCAATACTTTGGAACTTACTCACCTGGTACCTTGGCATCCCTTCAAGTTCAAGTCATACATTAGTGGGAGGATTTGCAGGTGCTGCCATTGCTCATGCAGGCTGGGGAGTCGTCCATTCAGAAAAAATTATAAAAATTGCAGCTTTCATTTTCCTGGCACCAATGCTGGGTATGATCATGTCGTACCTGATCTCTGTACTACTTCTCAATATATTCAGAAAAGGCAATCCTCATATACTTGAAAAATATTTCAAACAATTTCAGCTCTTATCTTCTGCCCTATTCAGTCTGGGGCATGGAGGAAATGATGCACAGAAAGTAATGGGTATCATTGCTGCAACTTTGCTGGTGTATTTCAACGGAGTAGACCCTTCTGATATCCCAGCCTGGGCCCATATCACATTTAATGATGCCGGTAAGATTCATGCGATTCCTCATTGGGTAGTTTTTGGATGCTATGCAGCGATTGGTGCAGGCACTCTATCAGGAGGATGGAGGATTGTGAAAACAATGGGTTCCAAAATCACCAAACTAACTCCATTTGAAGGCGTGGCTGCTGAAAGTGCAGGTGCTATTCTCTTATTTGGGACTGATGCTTTTGGAATTCCTGTCAGCACAACTCATACTATAACCGGTGCTATTATGGGGGTTGGTCTTACAAAAAGAATTACTGCTGTAAGGTGGGGTGTTACTATTAACCTGCTTTATGCCTGGATACTCACAATTCCTGTATCCATGATCCTGTCGGCCCTGATCTATATGGGGTTCAGATTGTTCAATTTTGGTTAG
- a CDS encoding YggS family pyridoxal phosphate-dependent enzyme, which translates to MTLIQNFLSIRQSLPGEVKLIVVSKFKPVDSVGEIYENTRHLDFAESRVQELLQKAPLLPEAIHWHFIGHLQTNKIKSLIPFTKLIQSVDSFRLLKEINREAERQDRVVGVLLQFYIAQEETKFGLSLEESCQMLESDEFKGLRNIDIKGVMGMASFTENFQQVRQEFKSLRSHYEYLKSNYFKERETFSEVSMGMSGDYKIAVEEGSTMVRVGSLIFGER; encoded by the coding sequence ATGACTTTAATACAGAATTTTCTCAGCATACGGCAATCCTTACCTGGAGAAGTAAAATTAATTGTAGTTTCAAAATTCAAACCAGTAGATTCCGTTGGAGAAATATATGAAAATACCAGGCATTTGGATTTTGCTGAAAGCAGGGTTCAGGAATTGCTGCAAAAAGCTCCTTTGCTCCCGGAAGCTATCCATTGGCATTTTATAGGCCATTTGCAAACCAATAAAATAAAAAGCCTGATTCCTTTTACTAAACTTATCCAGAGTGTGGATAGTTTCAGGCTTTTGAAGGAAATTAACAGGGAAGCTGAGCGCCAGGATAGGGTGGTGGGAGTGTTATTACAATTCTATATTGCCCAGGAAGAGACAAAGTTTGGACTCAGCCTGGAGGAATCATGCCAGATGCTTGAATCAGACGAATTTAAAGGTCTCAGGAATATCGATATAAAAGGGGTAATGGGAATGGCATCTTTTACTGAAAATTTTCAACAAGTCCGCCAAGAGTTTAAAAGCCTCCGAAGTCATTATGAATACCTGAAATCAAACTATTTCAAAGAAAGAGAGACCTTCAGTGAGGTCTCAATGGGGATGTCCGGCGATTACAAAATTGCGGTCGAAGAGGGGAGTACCATGGTAAGGGTTGGTTCACTCATATTTGGTGAACGATGA
- a CDS encoding cache domain-containing protein: MNLIKFNNNNSDKSPSGTPSLSKIFFLISLFVAMLTVLCLITYIAISDYQHYKAETESLRIKFPEQQKHELKYRILAAKDYIHFVRTHSVDFINAHINNKISKAIDLFNRGKIITPGEPLKIKPEIADSLYLLFLTSKLQIAISDSTGQPVFTSEPDSSVELTNSSIWKRYKEFSATSKSSPIFDGWKYFAQNKQPKCISFGTIPGSNFQLHAVYQLSDSTSLMQELVLDSLVTIRYENGEYIFINTFDGFGLITKGVLQHIPLKITQGQDTNWINIFQKELEFANSLSGNYLNYSWAKDSSSGYSEKVSYISGIADWKWILGTGMHTNDIHPILQARKAELRQSMISKFISLVIFMIVLVLIIYFITRYITNLSSSNIRLFVKFFKNASINLQQIDESQIHFREFQTLAKAANHMISERDRIKTDLETEQSRLKYMIDSIPDMIFFKGTDSLFVGCNRAFEKYIGKKSAEIRGLTEYDLFSKAHADLYTETDRRLMSNLEPIRSTDWVTYPDGRKVLADTLKTLYFDTEGKVLGIIGISRDITEMEETRQRLIMAKEKAEESDRLKTAFLANMSHEIRTPMNAIIGFSDLLSDEDLAPEDREDFISKIKLSGESLMNIINDIIDIAKIEAGQLKITDAECDIDKLLANLYGTFSEIKNRSHKSELELKLNLPSSDTPLVTIADPLRLHQVLTNLLSNALKFTEFGQIEFGYTFKDSIIQFFVRDTGIGILRSKQQLLFQRFSQLDQSTTRKYGGTGLGLAISKNIVELMGGSIWLESEPGQGSLFQFTLPYRAVEVENIAAFSVDDTINWKNKKILIAEDIDQNYILMEAVLKFTQVTLLHAPNGQVAIDLVKEHSDIDLILMDIQLPVKTGYEAIQEILQIYPELPIISFTAYALPREKEKSLEAGCVDFLNKPIKPDQLLNVIRKYMN; encoded by the coding sequence ATGAATTTGATTAAGTTCAATAATAATAATTCAGATAAAAGCCCTTCAGGTACACCAAGCCTTTCAAAGATTTTTTTCCTTATTTCTTTGTTTGTAGCTATGTTGACAGTTCTCTGCCTGATAACTTATATCGCTATTTCAGATTATCAACATTATAAAGCTGAAACTGAATCACTCAGGATTAAATTCCCTGAACAACAAAAGCATGAGCTTAAGTACAGGATTCTGGCTGCCAAGGATTATATTCATTTCGTTAGGACCCATTCCGTTGACTTTATCAATGCACATATTAATAATAAAATATCCAAGGCTATTGATTTATTCAACCGTGGAAAGATCATCACACCTGGTGAACCTTTGAAAATAAAACCCGAAATTGCAGATAGTCTTTACCTGTTATTTCTTACTTCCAAGTTACAGATAGCCATTTCAGATTCAACAGGTCAGCCTGTCTTTACCAGTGAACCCGATTCATCTGTTGAACTCACAAATAGTTCAATTTGGAAGAGATATAAAGAGTTCAGCGCAACCTCCAAGTCCTCTCCAATTTTTGATGGCTGGAAATATTTTGCACAAAATAAACAGCCAAAATGTATTTCATTCGGTACTATTCCTGGCAGTAACTTCCAACTTCATGCTGTTTACCAACTGTCTGATTCTACCAGTCTGATGCAGGAACTGGTATTGGATAGTCTTGTTACCATCAGGTATGAAAATGGAGAATACATTTTCATCAATACTTTTGATGGATTTGGGTTGATCACTAAAGGTGTTTTGCAGCATATACCACTTAAAATTACTCAAGGACAGGATACAAACTGGATCAATATCTTTCAGAAAGAACTGGAGTTTGCCAATAGTCTTTCAGGTAATTACCTAAATTATTCCTGGGCAAAGGATTCTTCATCAGGTTATTCAGAAAAAGTATCCTATATATCCGGTATTGCTGATTGGAAATGGATTTTAGGAACAGGGATGCATACCAATGATATCCATCCCATCTTACAGGCCAGGAAAGCTGAACTCAGGCAATCGATGATTTCAAAATTTATCAGTCTGGTCATATTCATGATTGTATTGGTTCTCATCATATACTTCATTACCCGGTATATAACCAATCTTTCATCGTCAAATATCAGGTTATTTGTAAAATTCTTCAAGAATGCATCTATAAACTTGCAGCAAATTGATGAGTCACAGATCCATTTCAGGGAATTTCAAACCCTGGCAAAAGCAGCCAACCATATGATCAGTGAGCGCGATCGTATTAAAACTGATTTAGAAACTGAACAAAGCAGGTTAAAGTATATGATCGACTCTATTCCTGATATGATATTTTTCAAGGGTACTGATAGCCTTTTTGTTGGATGTAATAGGGCTTTTGAGAAATACATCGGAAAAAAATCTGCCGAAATCCGTGGTTTAACTGAATATGATCTTTTCTCAAAGGCACATGCTGATCTTTATACTGAAACAGACAGAAGGCTGATGAGTAACCTGGAACCTATCCGATCCACTGACTGGGTTACCTATCCAGATGGCAGGAAAGTATTGGCAGACACCTTAAAAACACTTTATTTTGATACAGAAGGAAAGGTTTTAGGAATTATCGGCATAAGCCGGGATATTACTGAAATGGAGGAAACCAGGCAGCGATTGATCATGGCAAAAGAAAAAGCCGAAGAATCTGATCGGCTGAAGACTGCTTTTCTTGCTAATATGTCTCATGAGATTCGGACTCCCATGAATGCAATTATCGGATTCTCTGACCTGCTTTCCGATGAGGATCTTGCACCAGAGGACCGGGAAGATTTTATCTCAAAAATTAAATTATCCGGCGAATCATTAATGAATATCATCAATGACATTATTGATATTGCAAAAATTGAAGCCGGTCAACTTAAAATAACTGATGCTGAATGCGATATAGATAAATTACTGGCAAACCTTTATGGTACATTCTCTGAAATAAAGAATAGAAGCCATAAGAGTGAACTGGAATTAAAACTTAATCTCCCTTCATCTGATACACCCCTGGTTACCATTGCAGACCCATTGCGATTGCACCAGGTTTTAACGAACCTTTTGAGTAATGCATTAAAATTTACCGAGTTCGGTCAGATTGAATTTGGCTATACCTTTAAGGATTCCATTATTCAGTTTTTTGTCCGTGATACGGGCATTGGGATATTGCGATCAAAGCAGCAGCTTTTGTTCCAACGTTTCAGTCAGCTGGATCAAAGCACAACCAGGAAATATGGAGGCACCGGACTTGGATTAGCTATCTCAAAGAATATTGTTGAATTGATGGGAGGTTCTATCTGGCTTGAGTCGGAGCCCGGCCAAGGTTCACTTTTCCAGTTTACACTTCCTTACAGGGCTGTAGAAGTAGAAAATATAGCAGCATTTTCTGTTGACGATACCATTAACTGGAAGAATAAAAAGATTCTGATTGCGGAAGATATTGATCAAAATTACATCCTGATGGAAGCAGTTCTGAAGTTTACACAGGTAACCCTTTTGCATGCGCCTAATGGACAGGTAGCCATTGATCTTGTTAAGGAACATTCTGACATCGATCTGATTCTTATGGATATCCAGCTTCCAGTTAAGACCGGTTATGAAGCCATTCAGGAAATCCTTCAGATATACCCTGAACTTCCTATCATCAGTTTTACTGCTTATGCATTACCCAGGGAAAAAGAGAAGAGCCTTGAAGCCGGTTGTGTTGATTTCCTTAATAAACCCATCAAACCCGACCAACTGTTGAACGTGATCAGGAAGTATATGAACTGA